The genomic region TTCTATTATTTCTTTCTTAACGTCTTCATATCCTCCAATATCATCCCAACTAATTTTCCTTTCTTCATCTTCTCCTTTCTTCTTGCCTTTAAGTTGTAACTGCGTGGCTTTCTCGCTTGTCATGAAGTTAGTAGTAAATCTTTTAAATATCCCCATAAGTATGATACCAATTATAGAAAGTAATATAAAAAGTATGATGATCTCATAAGTGTAGCTTAAGTTCATGAGTTATCAATAAAATACTTCTCTTCGCATCTATTTAAGACTACATTAGATTAATTTTACTTTCTTTTCTTTAGGTCTGACAAAATTTTCATGGCGGCATTATATCCTGGAGCACCAGTAACACCTCCACCAGGATGGGTTCCGGAACCGCACAAATACAATCCCTTGATAGGAGTAGAATAATTACTTAAGCCTATTGTTGGTCTAAATACATAAAGCTGGTCTGGAGTCATATCCAAATGGAATATATTACCTCCCCATATTCCAAATCTCCTTTCTATATCTAAAGGAGTTAACACCTCATACTTGACTAGTTTAAAGTTAGGAGCGAATTCCCTAATTTTATCAAAAGTTATCTTAGCTATTTTCTCCTTAATCTCGTCTAATTTTTCATTATATGGAAAATATTGACCGAAAATTGAAATAGAAAACTTTCCTGGAGGGGCGGCAGTAGGATCTACAGAAGATTGTATATTTATTGAAAGCCATGGTTCTCTGGAGTACCCTAATACTTTAGCATCTAAGTAAGCTTTCTCTATATATTCAGTGCTGGGCATTATTAACTCGGAGGCTATATGCTCTGGCGATAAGGATTTTCCATTTCCAAAGTCAGGCAATTCCTCGGAATAACCAACTATTTTAAAAGAAACACCAGTAGTTTTCAAAGACCTTATTCTTCTAATTAATTCATCGTCAACTTCAGCATTCTTAAGCAATTTAAGGAACGTAGTCTTAGGATCCGCGTTTGAAACAACAATTTTAGATTCAATTACTTTTCCTGAGCTTAATTTTACGCCTTTAACTTCTCCCTTCTCGACTAGTATTTCATCCACCGGAGAAGATTCAAAGATATCTACTCCAACACTTTCTGCAGATTTTTTCAAAGCTTGAGTAACTCCGCCCATTCCTCCCTCAACGTATCCCCATGCACCTTTTATTCCATTAACTTCGCCTATAACGTGATGAGCTAGTACATACGCAGTTCCAGGCATAGAAGGTGACGCATAAGTTCCAACTACCGCATCTTCTATTAAGGCAGAAATTACTTCATCTGACTCGAAAAATTCTGAAAGCAAGCTTTTGCCATCAGTTACAAATGTTCTAGCAATAGATAATGCCGCATCTTCATCTATCTTAACGCTCTTTAAAAGGCTTAAAAGCTCATCAATATTTGATAAATTCACCGGTGGAGAGAGCATAAGTAAATCAGCTAAATCGTAAAGTGGGTCCCAAAATTTTACCCATTTTTCATAGTTTTTTGCATCATTTTTAGAGAATTTTTCTATTTCCTTCTGTGTCTTTTTTATATCAGACCATATATACAGTTTTTTACCATTCTCAAAAGGCACGAATAATCCCGGATCTTTAGTATAAACTTTTAGTCCAAACTTTTTTAATTGTAAATCTTCAATAATTTTGGGCCTAAGTAAACTAAGAACATAAGCTCCAGTAGATACCTTTATCCCTGGCCATAATTCTTCAGTTACCGATGCACCGCCTACTATTTCTCTTCTTTCAAACACGGCTACTTTTAATCCTTCTCTAGCTAGATAATTCGCTGTCACTAAACCGTTATGTCCCCCACCAACTATTATAGCATCATACATGATACTTTCTTCTTATAAACCAAGTTAATATTGATAATCCCGCTCCAATGCCTGCTAATATTATTGCAATTATAGCGCCATATAATAGAATCTCTTCCATTTACCAGTTATTTTATAAGGATATTATTAAGATTATGCATATGAGTTTAGAACTGCCAAACTACGAGAAGAACATTTATTCATTAGCATGCGGAATAGCTGATTTTCTAGGAGTAAAAAGGAACTGCTTAAGCAAACTTAATATCTCTGGAAAAAAGTTGGCTTTAGTTCTTCTTGATGGATTTGGATGGAATATAATGAACAGAGCAGGAGTTGTAAAGAAAGAGGCCGAAAAATTCCAAACAGTTTTTCCTTCAACAACTTCAACTGTTTTAACTACACTGTTCACTGCATTAACTCCTGGAGAGCACGGAATTTTAGGGTATAATACTTTTGTTAAAAGGCTTGGAGGAATAATAAATACGCTAAAATATACGCATCCATCAATAGACGAAAGAGATTCCATTCAAGAAGCTGTGCCCTTTGAGAAAGCTTTTCCTGAAGTAAAAAGCTATTTAGCTGAAGTTAAAGAAAGGAAGACCATAGAGATAGTCCCCAAGGGAATAAGTAATACTCAATTTAGTAATGCTACTCACGGCAAAACTTCTGAAACAAAGGAATATGCAGACATATGGGATGCTATATACACTTTCTCTCAAGTTCTACAACAGAACTCTTATGATTTCATTTATCTTTATATTCCAGACGTAGATACATTAGCGCATAAATATGGGCCTTATGCAGAACCAACCTTAAATGCCGCAAAAGAAATATTTGAGAGCGTTTATAGTGTTTCAACAAAATTAGCCAACGTAGGAAATTATACTATAGTAATAACCGCAGATCATGGACATGTTGAAGTTGCAAATAACGTTAATGTGAAAGATGATAAAGAATTTCTTAGTATGCTAGAAATTCCTCCTTATGGAGATTCTAGAGCACTATTCTTAAAAAGTAGATACGATATGAAAACATACTTATACCATAGGTTTAATCTTAGAGTATTTACTAAAGATGAGTTCCCAACTCTCTTGGGAAGAATAGGTAATGTAGAGCTACCAGATTACATTGCAGTTCCTCTTGATAATACTGCTTATATTTTTGATTATAAGGAGAACGGAGAATATGGTAAATTAAAGGGACATCATGGAGGTCTTCTACAAGAAGAATTTGAGATTCCTCTGGTGATGATTAATGGTTGAGTATTTTATTCCATCGTGGGATGATATAGAAGATAGCATATTTAACGTGAGCGAAAAAATTATCAAAGATTATAATCCTGATGTTATTGTAGCTATATTAACTGGAGGAGTAATTCCAGCAAAGCTAATTTCAGATATAATTGGAATAAAAAATATAAAATATATAGAAATAAAATTTTACAAAGAAGTAGGAAAAACGCAACCTAAACCTACTTTAAAAGCAATTTACGTTGACGATCTAGAGAATAAAAATGTCCTAATAGTAGACGACGTTTCGGATACTGGAGAAACTCTGTCTGCTGTATCTAGAGTTATAGAGCTATTTAACCCACAAAATATAAGATCTGCAACTATTTACGTTAAACCTTGGTCTAAAAAATACCCAGATTATTACGATAAGGTAGTAGACAAATGGATCGTATTTCCTTGGGATAAATGGGAAGCTGTAAGAGAACATAATGAAATTCCAGTAAAAAATAAGGATAGATTCCTCAAGAGCTTTATTAGAAAATAATTGGCTCTTTATACTCTCCCCATACTTCTCTAAGCACAGAACTTATTTCACCTAAAGTTGCCCCAGCTTTTATAGCATCTAAAACGTATGGGAATAAGTTATCATTTCCTTCAGCAGCTTTTCTTAGCTTCTCTAGGCTATCCTTCCATTTAATATTGTCTCTATTTTCCCTGTATTGCTTTAATCTAGTAATTACTCTCTCCCTTACTGCAGGATTTACTCTAAATATTTCGGTAGTTCCTATCCAATCGGGCTCATAGGCAAAGTTAACTCCAACTTTTATTATATCTCCTTCTTCTATCATCTTCTGAAGTCTGTAAGAACTTTCAGCTATTTCAGCTTGAGGATATCCTTTTTCAATAGCCTTAAGCATTCCGCCCATTTTTTCAATATTATCAATAACTTTCCAAGCTCTTTCTTCTATCTCATCTGTTAGCCATTCAATATAATAGGATCCAGCTAATGGATCCACAGTCTCGGTAGCCCCACTCTCGTAAGCTATTATTTGTTGAACCCTAATTGCTATCTTCGCTGCCTTCTCACTCGGTAAAGCTAAAGCTTCATCGTATGAATTTACATGTAGACTTTGAGTACCACCTAATACTGCTGCTAAAGCCTGAAGAGTAGTTCTGATTATATTAATTTCTGGCTGTTGTGCTGTTAGCTCTGCACCGCCAGTTTGTGTATGAAACTTCAATGTCATCGAATCTGGTTTTTTAGCATTGAACCATTCTTTCATAATTTTAGCCCACATTCTTCTAGCGGCCCTAAATTTTGCAACTTCTTCGAAAATATTAGTATAACCTGCAAAGAAGAAAGACAACGTAGGAGCAAAGTCATCTACGTTTATTCCTCTCTCTAAAGTTTTTCTAACATACTCAATTCCGTCAGCTAAAGTAAATGCTACTTCTAGTATCGCGTCCGCTCCAGCTTCTCTAATATGATACCCGCTAATACTAATTGGATGCCATTTTGGAATATTTTTATAAGAGTATTCAATTAAGTCTATAGCATACCTTAAGGAAGGCTCTGGCGGATAAATGAAATTCTTCCTAGCTATATACTCCTTTAGTATATCATTCTGTACTGTTCCATCTAGGACTTTTTTATCGATTCCCCTACTTTCTGCTGTTGCTATATACATGGACATTAATTCCATTGCAGTAGCGTTTATTGTCATTGAAGTAGTTACTTTATCCATAGGAATTTGATTCATTACTAAATCCATTTCCTTCCAATGAAACATTGAAACACCGACTACACCTACTTCCGTGAAGGCTAATTCTTGATCTGGATCTAAACCCAATTGAGTAGGTAAGTCAAAAGCCATGCTTAGTCCTGTTTGCCCAGCTTCCAAAAGTTTCCTAAACCTTAAATTAGTGTCTTCTGCAGAACCAAAACCAGCATATTGCCTTATCGTCCATATTCTTCCTCTGTACATATTAGGATAAATTCCCCTAGTGAAAGGATACATTCCAGGGAAGCCTATCTTGTCCACGTAATTACCTTTTAAATCTAGGGGCGTATAAAGAGGCTTCACCTCTATTCCAGAAGGTGTTACAAATTTTTGCTTTCTTTCCTTTCTTTTTGCTATCCAGCTGGTATAAAGATTGTTCCATTCCTTAATTTTCTCGTCTATATCCATGATAATACCCAATATCTAATTGTTTAAACACTATAAAACCTTTGCTTTTTAATCAAATTTATAAATTAAAATGAGTATAATAGACCATGGAAACTCAAACTATAGATCATATAGGCATAGTGGTTGAAAACATAGATAAAGCAATAGATTTTTATGAGAAAAACTTAGGAATGAAATTGATAGATAAGGAAGAATTGAAAGATAGAGGAATAAAGGTAGCTTTTATGGTTGGTAAAAATGGAGAATCTGCAGTAGAACTTTTAGAACCAATAAACCACGACGATATGAATAATACTGTAGCAAAATTTCTAAAAACAAAAGGCCCCGGATTACATCATTTAGCGATAAGAGTTGAAGACATAAATAAAGCATTAGAAGATTTATCAGCAAAAGGTTTACAACTAGTAGATAAGCAACCTAGACCTGGTGCAAGAGGTCATTTAGTTGCATTCATTCACCCTAAAAGTGTAATGGGGGTATTGCTTGAACTAGTCCAGGAGAAACACTAAGCTAAGGACTTTATCTGTTAAGTATAAATATTTCCAAATATCTTTTACTCAATTAAAATCTCAGATTTACCTAGTAAATTTTAAATCTTCATGTGGAGAATATATATGTGGATCAAAAATGCCCTCAAAGAAAAAAGGCGATATATTTGATTATTTTGACGAAATGATAAGGCAGATGGAAGAGGAATTTGAAGAATTAGAGAAGGAGTTCTTTAAAGCAGCTGGTAAGGGAGAAGTAAAGACTTTCGGTCCTTACGTTTATGGATTTAGTATGACAATAGGACCAGATGGAAAGCCGATAATAGAAGAATTCGGTAATGTAAAGAGACTAGGAACTAAACCAATATTAAGTGAAGAAAGAGAACCTTTAGTTGATGTTATAGAAAAAGGCGATGAAATTAGAGTAGTAGCAGAAGTTCCAGGAGTGGATAAGAACAATATCAAGGTAAGACTTAATGGCAAAACTTTGATATTGTCAGCACAAGAAGGAGATAAGAAGTACTATAAAGAAATAGAATTACCCACGGAGGTAGACGAAAATTCTGCAAAGGCCACCTATAAGAACGGAGTCTTAGAAATCGTATTTAAGAAAGCTAAGGTTGAGTCTGGGAAAGAGATAAAGATCGAGTAACTTTCACTTTTTCACTCTTTATAAAGCTTAGTCCAGAAGAATCTTCT from Acidianus ambivalens harbors:
- a CDS encoding phytoene desaturase family protein codes for the protein MYDAIIVGGGHNGLVTANYLAREGLKVAVFERREIVGGASVTEELWPGIKVSTGAYVLSLLRPKIIEDLQLKKFGLKVYTKDPGLFVPFENGKKLYIWSDIKKTQKEIEKFSKNDAKNYEKWVKFWDPLYDLADLLMLSPPVNLSNIDELLSLLKSVKIDEDAALSIARTFVTDGKSLLSEFFESDEVISALIEDAVVGTYASPSMPGTAYVLAHHVIGEVNGIKGAWGYVEGGMGGVTQALKKSAESVGVDIFESSPVDEILVEKGEVKGVKLSSGKVIESKIVVSNADPKTTFLKLLKNAEVDDELIRRIRSLKTTGVSFKIVGYSEELPDFGNGKSLSPEHIASELIMPSTEYIEKAYLDAKVLGYSREPWLSINIQSSVDPTAAPPGKFSISIFGQYFPYNEKLDEIKEKIAKITFDKIREFAPNFKLVKYEVLTPLDIERRFGIWGGNIFHLDMTPDQLYVFRPTIGLSNYSTPIKGLYLCGSGTHPGGGVTGAPGYNAAMKILSDLKKRK
- a CDS encoding alkaline phosphatase family protein, translated to MSLELPNYEKNIYSLACGIADFLGVKRNCLSKLNISGKKLALVLLDGFGWNIMNRAGVVKKEAEKFQTVFPSTTSTVLTTLFTALTPGEHGILGYNTFVKRLGGIINTLKYTHPSIDERDSIQEAVPFEKAFPEVKSYLAEVKERKTIEIVPKGISNTQFSNATHGKTSETKEYADIWDAIYTFSQVLQQNSYDFIYLYIPDVDTLAHKYGPYAEPTLNAAKEIFESVYSVSTKLANVGNYTIVITADHGHVEVANNVNVKDDKEFLSMLEIPPYGDSRALFLKSRYDMKTYLYHRFNLRVFTKDEFPTLLGRIGNVELPDYIAVPLDNTAYIFDYKENGEYGKLKGHHGGLLQEEFEIPLVMING
- a CDS encoding phosphoribosyltransferase, translated to MVEYFIPSWDDIEDSIFNVSEKIIKDYNPDVIVAILTGGVIPAKLISDIIGIKNIKYIEIKFYKEVGKTQPKPTLKAIYVDDLENKNVLIVDDVSDTGETLSAVSRVIELFNPQNIRSATIYVKPWSKKYPDYYDKVVDKWIVFPWDKWEAVREHNEIPVKNKDRFLKSFIRK
- a CDS encoding acyl-CoA mutase large subunit family protein, which produces MDIDEKIKEWNNLYTSWIAKRKERKQKFVTPSGIEVKPLYTPLDLKGNYVDKIGFPGMYPFTRGIYPNMYRGRIWTIRQYAGFGSAEDTNLRFRKLLEAGQTGLSMAFDLPTQLGLDPDQELAFTEVGVVGVSMFHWKEMDLVMNQIPMDKVTTSMTINATAMELMSMYIATAESRGIDKKVLDGTVQNDILKEYIARKNFIYPPEPSLRYAIDLIEYSYKNIPKWHPISISGYHIREAGADAILEVAFTLADGIEYVRKTLERGINVDDFAPTLSFFFAGYTNIFEEVAKFRAARRMWAKIMKEWFNAKKPDSMTLKFHTQTGGAELTAQQPEINIIRTTLQALAAVLGGTQSLHVNSYDEALALPSEKAAKIAIRVQQIIAYESGATETVDPLAGSYYIEWLTDEIEERAWKVIDNIEKMGGMLKAIEKGYPQAEIAESSYRLQKMIEEGDIIKVGVNFAYEPDWIGTTEIFRVNPAVRERVITRLKQYRENRDNIKWKDSLEKLRKAAEGNDNLFPYVLDAIKAGATLGEISSVLREVWGEYKEPIIF
- the mce gene encoding methylmalonyl-CoA epimerase, which translates into the protein METQTIDHIGIVVENIDKAIDFYEKNLGMKLIDKEELKDRGIKVAFMVGKNGESAVELLEPINHDDMNNTVAKFLKTKGPGLHHLAIRVEDINKALEDLSAKGLQLVDKQPRPGARGHLVAFIHPKSVMGVLLELVQEKH
- the hsp20 gene encoding archaeal heat shock protein Hsp20, which produces MPSKKKGDIFDYFDEMIRQMEEEFEELEKEFFKAAGKGEVKTFGPYVYGFSMTIGPDGKPIIEEFGNVKRLGTKPILSEEREPLVDVIEKGDEIRVVAEVPGVDKNNIKVRLNGKTLILSAQEGDKKYYKEIELPTEVDENSAKATYKNGVLEIVFKKAKVESGKEIKIE